CGTGACAGGTCGGCAGGCCGCGACGCAGATCGTCATCGTCCATTGCAGGCAGATCGTCATGGATCAGCGAGTAAGCATGAATGCACTCAACGGCGGCTGCCGGGGCATCCAGCGTGTTCAGGCTGATACCAAACATCTGACCGGTGGCATACACCAGAAACGGACGCAGACGTTTACCGCCTAATAATGCGCCATACTGCATGGTTTCGACCACGGGAGTGTTCTGAAAGGGCAGTGGGGCAATAAAACGGCTCAGCGCCTGGTTGGCCTGCTCGACGCAGGCCTGAAGCTGCTGCGAAAAATCCATTTACTCGTTATCCGCTGTAAAAGGCGTAGGGGATGCGTCTTCATTGTCAGACAGCAGAATTTGCACACGCTGTTCAGCCTGTTGCAATTTCACCTGACCCTGACGTGCCAGCTGCACGCCACGTTCGAATTCGTTCAGCGCCTCTTCCAGCGGCAGATCGCCACTTTCCAGACGCGTTACAAT
The sequence above is drawn from the Citrobacter amalonaticus genome and encodes:
- the xseB gene encoding exodeoxyribonuclease VII small subunit, whose product is MAKKNEAPVSFETSLNELEQIVTRLESGDLPLEEALNEFERGVQLARQGQVKLQQAEQRVQILLSDNEDASPTPFTADNE